One window of Actinomycetota bacterium genomic DNA carries:
- a CDS encoding glycosyltransferase, with protein MADQPLPTVTVVVINLDGRDYLEPCLRSVLDQDYPEDRVEVILIDNASTDGSVELVRERFPSVQVIVNDTNTGFAPAVNQGARAGSGEYLALINNDAVADPAWLRELITPMLFNERVACTGGLVLDAEGLTVDFAGGAAGWHGHGFPIGHGEPPPEDLRQGPTLFATGSSLATRRKLFLEIGGMDEDYFAFFEDVDYGWRLWILGHDVLFIPTSILYHRHHGTIERFGDARERYLLERNGLATLFKNYEDDRLARTFPAATILSMVRGVEEEGTDLGDYRITERAAGTRPEPIITDLTGAHLAAIRDFSLELDKWREKRDFVQARRRRADRELLPLFRHPLISNIPSERYHAILDQFVRTFDLLSAASAQQKILIVCADRLGERMAGPAIRAWEMAKLLAREHEVVLGTLAEPGLTSDRFGVEHLTPDKMRERIAWSEVIVTQGVTMWWYPEMVKSSAAIVIDLYDPFHIEALELRRHQPLQERWTFAKSDVQVVNQQLERGDLFLCASEKQRDFWLGQLASLGRINPATYDQDPDLRALLEVAPFGLPPEAPVQERSAIRGAVEGIGPDDLVFLWGGGIYNWFDPSTLIRGMAQAAEEDPRLRLFFLGTAHPNPEIPAMFRAGEALQTARSLGVLDKHVFFNEGWVPYEQRADWLLDADVGVSTHFLHIETELSYRTRILDYIWAGLPILCTEGDSLSRLVRTHDLGEVVRAEDPEDVARGILALADAGRRSDIQGRIAELAPEMTWEQALQPLVSFCRLPRRAPDLDPAARKRYVDRGPAGIFQRNPADLARRFVAVARERGWSTAAQMAKQTVRRRLGR; from the coding sequence ATGGCCGACCAACCGCTGCCGACCGTCACGGTCGTCGTCATCAACCTCGACGGACGCGACTACCTCGAGCCGTGCTTGCGGTCGGTGCTCGACCAGGACTACCCCGAGGATCGTGTCGAGGTGATCCTCATCGACAACGCCTCCACCGACGGGTCGGTCGAACTCGTGCGCGAGCGGTTCCCGAGCGTGCAGGTCATCGTCAACGACACCAACACGGGCTTCGCTCCCGCGGTCAACCAGGGAGCCCGCGCGGGTAGCGGCGAGTACCTCGCGCTGATCAACAACGATGCCGTCGCCGACCCGGCGTGGTTGCGCGAGCTGATCACCCCGATGCTGTTCAACGAGCGCGTCGCGTGCACCGGCGGTCTGGTGCTGGACGCCGAGGGCCTCACCGTCGACTTCGCGGGCGGGGCGGCGGGCTGGCACGGACACGGCTTCCCGATCGGGCACGGCGAACCGCCGCCTGAGGACCTGCGGCAGGGACCCACGCTGTTCGCGACCGGCTCGTCGTTGGCGACCCGTCGCAAGCTCTTCCTCGAGATCGGTGGGATGGACGAGGACTACTTCGCGTTCTTCGAGGACGTCGACTACGGCTGGCGGTTGTGGATCCTCGGCCACGACGTGCTGTTCATCCCCACCTCCATCCTCTACCACCGACACCACGGCACCATCGAGCGGTTCGGCGACGCACGCGAGCGCTACCTGCTCGAACGCAACGGGCTCGCCACGCTGTTCAAGAACTACGAGGACGACCGACTGGCACGGACGTTCCCGGCCGCGACGATCCTCTCGATGGTTCGGGGCGTGGAGGAGGAGGGCACCGACCTCGGCGACTACCGCATCACCGAGCGCGCAGCGGGCACCCGTCCCGAGCCGATCATCACCGACCTCACCGGCGCACACCTCGCCGCCATCCGCGACTTCAGCCTCGAGCTGGACAAGTGGCGCGAGAAGCGCGACTTCGTCCAGGCGCGGCGCCGTCGCGCGGATCGAGAGCTGCTGCCGCTGTTCCGCCACCCCCTCATCAGCAACATCCCGTCGGAGCGCTACCACGCCATCCTCGACCAGTTCGTGCGGACCTTCGACCTGCTGTCCGCCGCATCAGCGCAGCAGAAGATCCTGATCGTCTGTGCCGACCGCCTCGGCGAGCGCATGGCTGGTCCCGCGATCCGGGCGTGGGAGATGGCCAAGCTGCTGGCGCGCGAGCACGAGGTCGTCCTCGGCACGCTCGCGGAGCCCGGCCTCACCAGCGACCGTTTCGGCGTCGAGCACCTCACCCCCGACAAGATGCGTGAACGCATCGCGTGGTCCGAGGTCATCGTCACCCAGGGCGTGACGATGTGGTGGTACCCGGAGATGGTCAAGAGCAGCGCGGCCATCGTCATCGACCTGTACGACCCGTTCCACATCGAGGCCCTGGAGCTGCGCCGCCACCAGCCCCTTCAGGAGCGCTGGACCTTCGCCAAGAGCGATGTGCAGGTCGTCAACCAGCAGCTCGAGCGCGGTGACCTGTTCCTCTGCGCCTCCGAGAAGCAGCGAGACTTCTGGCTCGGTCAGCTCGCGTCCCTCGGCCGGATCAACCCGGCCACTTACGACCAGGATCCCGATCTGCGGGCGCTGCTCGAGGTCGCGCCGTTCGGACTTCCTCCGGAGGCTCCGGTTCAGGAGCGCAGCGCGATCAGGGGTGCGGTTGAGGGCATCGGTCCCGACGATCTCGTCTTCCTGTGGGGTGGCGGGATCTACAACTGGTTCGATCCGTCGACGCTGATCCGCGGGATGGCCCAGGCAGCCGAGGAGGATCCGCGCCTGCGCCTGTTCTTCCTGGGCACCGCGCACCCCAACCCCGAGATCCCCGCGATGTTCCGTGCGGGGGAGGCGTTGCAGACCGCGCGATCGCTCGGCGTGCTCGACAAGCACGTGTTCTTCAACGAGGGCTGGGTCCCGTACGAACAGCGTGCCGACTGGCTGCTCGACGCCGACGTGGGTGTGTCGACGCACTTCCTCCACATCGAGACCGAGCTCAGCTACCGCACGCGCATCCTCGACTACATCTGGGCCGGTCTGCCGATCCTGTGCACCGAGGGCGACTCGCTGTCCCGGCTGGTCAGGACGCACGACCTCGGCGAGGTCGTCCGGGCCGAGGATCCCGAGGACGTGGCGCGGGGCATCCTCGCCCTCGCCGATGCGGGACGCCGCTCCGACATCCAGGGACGCATCGCCGAGCTGGCGCCGGAGATGACGTGGGAGCAGGCGCTGCAACCGCTCGTGTCCTTCTGTCGGCTCCCTCGACGCGCCCCGGACCTCGATCCGGCGGCACGGAAGCGCTACGTCGACCGCGGGCCCGCCGGGATCTTCCAGCGCAACCCCGCGGATCTGGCCAGACGGTTCGTCGCGGTCGCGCGGGAGCGTGGATGGTCCACTGCCGCGCAGATGGCCAAGCAGACCGTCCGACGCCGGTTGGGCCGCTGA
- a CDS encoding DUF222 domain-containing protein — MGSTDTMRAYGPASDTATPVPDFPRAHDAIDALAATDPLQVHPDELPAGLKQIQALSNKLATVRARWIAATEQRNSNGAERHSKWLSGQLGVDGDVAAKDAAVAKTVEAHEPVAEAAAAGEISPEHVRVIGKAAGTVEDEHADALVDELVAYAREHTPEQTARRARRRAMQQSADRGRSTAQDQLAKRRFRFVERRDGMIHGEGLFTPEVANKLQSALEPLTGSDNDVPEDQRRSYPQRLHDALGQLADIAMGTPGFPDSRGLPTQAMIIVDLPWLITDRGLDLDEYGLRMRSGPEPAITFQGQPIPAETARRMLCDADISRVITNGPCQVLDVGRSTNAWPAPMRRAIYARDRGRCRRCGRAAQTAHHIRHWLDLGPTCVDNGISLCLSCHLAVHEGHWRITLHPDNSATFTAPQGDVLERPPP; from the coding sequence ATGGGAAGCACCGACACGATGCGGGCCTACGGGCCAGCCTCCGACACCGCCACACCGGTGCCCGACTTCCCCCGTGCCCACGACGCGATCGACGCGCTCGCCGCCACCGACCCCCTGCAGGTCCACCCCGACGAGCTGCCGGCCGGGCTGAAGCAGATCCAGGCCCTGTCCAACAAGCTCGCCACCGTCCGGGCACGCTGGATCGCCGCCACCGAACAGCGCAACTCCAACGGGGCCGAGCGCCACAGCAAGTGGCTGAGCGGCCAGCTGGGCGTCGACGGCGACGTCGCCGCCAAGGACGCCGCCGTCGCCAAGACGGTCGAGGCTCACGAGCCGGTCGCCGAGGCGGCTGCGGCGGGCGAGATCTCCCCCGAGCACGTCCGCGTCATCGGCAAGGCCGCCGGCACCGTCGAAGATGAGCACGCCGACGCGCTGGTGGATGAGCTGGTCGCCTACGCCCGCGAGCACACCCCCGAACAGACCGCTCGGCGCGCCCGCCGACGCGCGATGCAGCAGTCTGCGGATCGGGGCCGGTCGACCGCGCAGGATCAGCTCGCCAAGCGCCGGTTCCGGTTCGTGGAGCGTCGCGACGGGATGATCCACGGCGAGGGGCTGTTCACGCCCGAGGTCGCCAACAAGCTCCAGTCCGCGCTGGAGCCCCTGACCGGCTCCGACAACGACGTGCCGGAGGATCAGCGTCGCAGCTACCCCCAGCGCCTCCACGACGCGTTGGGTCAGCTCGCCGACATCGCCATGGGCACGCCCGGGTTCCCCGACTCGCGCGGGCTACCCACCCAGGCGATGATCATCGTCGACCTGCCGTGGCTGATCACCGACCGCGGCCTGGACCTCGACGAGTACGGGCTGCGGATGCGGTCCGGCCCCGAACCGGCGATCACCTTCCAGGGCCAGCCCATCCCCGCAGAGACCGCGCGGCGGATGCTGTGCGACGCCGACATCTCCCGGGTGATCACCAACGGGCCCTGCCAGGTCCTCGACGTGGGCCGCTCCACCAACGCCTGGCCCGCCCCCATGCGCCGCGCCATCTACGCCCGCGACCGCGGACGCTGCCGCCGCTGCGGCCGAGCGGCCCAGACCGCCCACCACATCCGCCACTGGCTCGACCTCGGCCCCACCTGCGTCGACAACGGCATCTCGCTGTGCCTGAGCTGCCACCTCGCCGTCCACGAAGGCCACTGGCGCATCACCCTCCACCCCGACAACTCCGCCACCTTCACCGCACCCCAAGGAGACGTCCTCGAACGACCACCCCCCTGA